One genomic window of Sporosarcina ureae includes the following:
- a CDS encoding b(o/a)3-type cytochrome-c oxidase subunit 1, translating into MELFNFSKKESRLYMAFMHVTFISLLVGGLMGLLQTLVRSGKYTLPFNIDYYTILTTHGVILGLVLTTFFIVGFQFSLMGKTVGISDKQLMWGWISFWVMLVGTVLSAWMILTGEASVLYTFYTPLRAHPIFYIGLTLVIVGSWIAAFTNFRQLYVWKKAHKGEKSPLLAFMVVINMIMWFVATLGVAYSVIVLILPWSLGYVATVNVLLTRTLFWYFGHPLVYFWLLPAYMAWYAIIPKIIGGKLFSDPLARLAFILLLMFSIPVGFHHQLTEPGIDPTWKFIQVVLTFMVVIPSLMTAFSLFATFEITGRRKGYKSLFGWFKKLPWKDVRFLAPFVGMVAFIPGGAGGIINASHQVNSLVHNTIWITGHFHLTVATTVILTFFGIAYWLIPHLTGRRLTPSLNKLGIIQTFIWAIGMTIMSTSMHIQGLIGGPRRSAFSEYAGGDQVSTWISYQMWQAVGGIILFVGILLMFYIFIQLAFFAPRGYEEYPIAEEEVDAEKSPKILENWYIWIGITIALILFAYTIPMIDIIKHSPPGSIPFDWPIGRS; encoded by the coding sequence ATGGAATTATTTAATTTCTCAAAAAAAGAATCCAGATTGTATATGGCTTTTATGCACGTCACGTTCATCTCTCTTTTAGTCGGTGGCTTGATGGGACTGCTTCAGACATTAGTCCGTTCCGGCAAATACACATTACCATTCAATATTGATTACTATACGATTTTAACAACGCACGGCGTCATACTCGGTTTAGTATTGACTACGTTCTTCATCGTCGGTTTCCAATTCTCACTTATGGGGAAAACCGTTGGCATTTCAGACAAACAATTAATGTGGGGTTGGATTTCATTCTGGGTCATGTTGGTCGGTACGGTATTATCTGCATGGATGATTTTAACAGGTGAAGCTTCTGTATTGTATACATTCTATACGCCACTTCGCGCGCATCCTATTTTCTACATCGGACTGACATTAGTCATTGTAGGAAGCTGGATTGCTGCTTTCACTAACTTCCGTCAACTATATGTATGGAAGAAAGCGCATAAAGGTGAAAAGTCTCCTTTACTAGCATTTATGGTAGTCATCAATATGATTATGTGGTTCGTCGCCACACTTGGTGTAGCGTACTCGGTCATCGTATTGATCTTGCCTTGGTCACTTGGTTATGTCGCAACAGTCAACGTATTATTGACGCGTACATTATTCTGGTACTTCGGTCACCCGCTTGTATACTTCTGGTTGTTACCTGCTTACATGGCTTGGTACGCAATCATCCCGAAAATTATCGGCGGAAAACTATTCAGTGATCCTTTAGCAAGACTGGCTTTCATTCTGTTGTTGATGTTCTCGATTCCAGTCGGATTCCACCATCAATTGACTGAGCCAGGTATTGATCCCACTTGGAAGTTCATCCAAGTCGTCTTAACATTCATGGTGGTCATCCCTTCATTGATGACGGCGTTCTCTTTATTCGCTACATTTGAAATTACAGGTAGAAGAAAAGGCTATAAATCACTATTCGGTTGGTTCAAAAAACTGCCTTGGAAAGATGTTCGATTCTTGGCACCATTCGTTGGTATGGTAGCATTTATCCCAGGTGGAGCAGGCGGGATCATTAACGCTTCTCACCAAGTAAACTCTCTTGTTCACAACACGATTTGGATAACAGGTCACTTTCATTTAACAGTTGCAACAACAGTCATTTTAACGTTTTTCGGTATTGCGTATTGGTTGATTCCACACTTGACTGGCCGTCGTTTGACCCCTTCATTGAATAAACTAGGTATCATTCAGACGTTCATTTGGGCAATTGGCATGACAATCATGTCAACTTCCATGCATATTCAAGGCCTCATCGGTGGACCACGTCGTTCAGCATTCTCTGAGTACGCAGGTGGAGATCAAGTTTCTACTTGGATCAGCTACCAAATGTGGCAAGCTGTCGGCGGAATCATCTTATTCGTTGGTATTCTATTGATGTTCTACATTTTCATTCAATTGGCATTCTTCGCTCCACGCGGTTATGAAGAATATCCAATCGCTGAAGAAGAAGTAGATGCTGAGAAATCACCGAAAATTTTGGAGAACTGGTATATATGGATTGGTATTACCATCGCATTGATTCTATTCGCGTATACGATACCCATGATCGATATCATTAAGCACTCGCCTCCTGGATCGATTCCATTTGACTGGCCTATCGGACGTTCTTAA
- a CDS encoding glucosamine-6-phosphate deaminase, translating to MENVKWITVKSPEEGAKEVFNLISEELQNNRLHVLGLATGSTMIPIYDEWTHSSLDFSNVTAFNLDEYVGIDADNPNSYAYFMKQHLFSKKPFKETFIPNGMAGNLDQECEEYENQLNSHPLDIQLLGVGENGHIAFNEPGTPFDSVTHVATLTDSTLGVNSQYFENDDKIPNIALTMGISSIVKSKKLIMVAFGEKKRAAMEKLKAGEITTEWPITKLLRHEDVIVITDLQLD from the coding sequence ATGGAAAATGTCAAATGGATTACAGTGAAAAGCCCTGAAGAAGGTGCGAAGGAAGTATTTAATCTGATTTCTGAAGAACTTCAAAATAATAGATTGCATGTACTTGGATTGGCTACAGGCAGCACGATGATTCCGATTTATGATGAATGGACTCATTCGTCGTTAGACTTTTCCAACGTTACAGCATTCAACTTAGATGAATATGTAGGTATTGACGCGGATAACCCAAATAGTTATGCATACTTTATGAAGCAGCATTTGTTCAGTAAAAAGCCATTCAAAGAAACGTTTATTCCAAACGGTATGGCTGGAAATTTAGATCAAGAGTGTGAAGAATACGAGAATCAGTTGAACTCTCACCCGTTGGATATTCAACTTTTGGGAGTGGGAGAGAATGGTCATATCGCTTTCAACGAGCCAGGAACACCATTTGATTCTGTAACACATGTTGCGACACTGACAGACTCTACACTAGGAGTTAACAGTCAATATTTCGAAAACGATGATAAGATTCCGAATATCGCCTTGACGATGGGGATCTCTTCCATTGTAAAGTCGAAGAAGTTAATCATGGTTGCATTTGGCGAGAAGAAACGTGCGGCGATGGAGAAATTGAAAGCTGGAGAGATCACAACGGAGTGGCCGATTACAAAGTTATTGCGTCATGAAGATGTAATTGTGATTACGGATTTACAGCTTGATTGA
- a CDS encoding SulP family inorganic anion transporter: MFKDPRYLNYNAAGFRQDLIAGITVGIVAIPLGMAFAIASGVKPEYGLYTTIIAGLLVALLGGSRYQIAGPTGAFIPILLAIVLQYGYEDLLLAGFLAGILLVIMSFLGVSNLIHFVPRSVTIGFTAGIAVIIFTGQFQNFFGLTGVEKKEFFHESMVEIARHFHTINTFSILTATIGLGVIFLLPKISPKVPLLLIALLVPTICSILFFPGKVETIGTAYGGIPQHLPSFHFPEITLAKLVNLWQPALIIAALGAIESLLSAVVADGMKSNVPKHNSKKELFGQGIANIITPLFGGIPATGAIARTATNIGSGAVSPISGIIQSLFVLAFLLLFAPYASYIPLAAMAPILMFVAWNMSSRKAFAQIASLRSSDSLVLLTTFLLTIFVNLTIAVEVGILLAALSFLRKMSGSLDIKKSKLSDVEKFKLSMGNESELIKFKISGPLFFGTAKYFEDRYPELLNLEQTTIILDMKNLTAIDATGEAALSAMLDEADRQNKRLIFKRVPPEKVSLFKRSGLYDKIGEENFFML, translated from the coding sequence ATGTTCAAAGATCCACGTTATCTTAATTATAATGCAGCGGGCTTCCGGCAGGATTTGATAGCAGGGATTACTGTTGGAATTGTGGCCATTCCACTTGGGATGGCTTTTGCCATTGCTTCTGGCGTCAAACCAGAATACGGGCTATATACTACGATCATCGCAGGTCTTTTAGTCGCCTTGCTTGGTGGTTCACGTTACCAGATCGCCGGCCCTACTGGCGCATTCATTCCCATATTACTAGCTATCGTACTACAATACGGTTACGAAGATCTTCTACTTGCCGGATTTCTCGCGGGTATTCTTCTTGTCATTATGAGTTTTCTCGGTGTCAGTAATCTCATTCACTTCGTCCCGCGATCGGTGACAATCGGATTCACTGCGGGGATTGCAGTCATTATCTTTACTGGACAGTTCCAAAACTTCTTTGGCTTGACGGGAGTGGAGAAAAAAGAGTTCTTCCATGAAAGCATGGTAGAAATCGCTCGTCATTTTCATACTATCAATACATTTAGTATCCTAACTGCCACAATCGGTCTTGGTGTCATCTTTCTTTTACCCAAAATCTCTCCAAAGGTTCCATTACTACTTATTGCACTGTTAGTTCCTACTATCTGCTCGATTTTGTTCTTCCCAGGTAAAGTGGAAACAATCGGCACAGCATATGGTGGCATTCCACAACATTTACCTAGTTTTCATTTTCCAGAAATCACGCTCGCCAAACTGGTGAATCTATGGCAGCCCGCTTTAATCATTGCTGCACTTGGTGCGATCGAATCTCTGCTTTCCGCAGTTGTGGCTGACGGAATGAAAAGTAATGTACCTAAGCATAATTCCAAGAAAGAATTATTTGGTCAAGGTATCGCTAATATCATTACACCATTATTCGGGGGAATCCCCGCCACAGGCGCCATCGCACGTACCGCCACAAATATCGGTTCAGGCGCGGTCAGTCCCATTTCTGGCATCATACAAAGTTTATTTGTATTGGCTTTTCTATTACTATTCGCACCTTATGCTTCCTATATACCGTTGGCCGCAATGGCACCCATTCTGATGTTTGTCGCTTGGAATATGAGTTCACGAAAAGCCTTTGCCCAAATCGCTTCGTTACGCTCAAGTGATTCACTTGTGTTACTGACAACTTTCCTTTTGACCATATTCGTGAATTTGACAATCGCAGTCGAAGTCGGAATCTTGCTCGCCGCCCTGTCATTCTTACGCAAAATGAGTGGCTCATTGGATATTAAAAAGAGTAAACTGTCTGACGTTGAAAAATTCAAGTTGTCTATGGGAAATGAATCTGAGCTGATCAAATTCAAAATCTCCGGTCCACTGTTCTTCGGTACCGCGAAATACTTCGAGGATCGATACCCTGAATTATTGAATCTTGAACAAACCACAATCATTTTAGACATGAAAAATTTAACAGCTATCGATGCAACGGGTGAAGCAGCTCTTTCCGCCATGCTCGACGAAGCAGATCGCCAAAACAAGCGACTCATCTTTAAACGAGTCCCTCCTGAGAAAGTGAGCTTGTTCAAACGTAGTGGTTTATATGACAAAATCGGTGAAGAAAATTTCTTTATGCTGTAA
- a CDS encoding SDR family NAD(P)-dependent oxidoreductase: MGRLQDKVAFITGGASGMGEMMVKQFTAEGAKVIAADINTAALEEKWGGQDNIFTIKLNVMEDAEWEEAMKKAVDHFGKMDILVNNAGISTEKTVDQITIEDWRRLSDINSFGTFLGMKHASKYMKEAKKGAIVNISSYTALIGMGLNPYSASKGAVRAISKAAAAEYGQAGIRVNTVFPGVIETPMVANLEESKAQLDMLIKMTPLQRLGQPEDVGNAVLFLASDEAAYITGAELVIDGGYSAR; the protein is encoded by the coding sequence ATGGGCAGATTACAAGACAAAGTAGCGTTCATTACAGGTGGGGCATCTGGTATGGGTGAAATGATGGTAAAGCAATTCACGGCAGAAGGCGCGAAAGTAATTGCAGCTGACATTAATACAGCAGCACTTGAAGAAAAGTGGGGCGGTCAGGATAATATCTTCACTATCAAATTGAATGTAATGGAAGATGCAGAGTGGGAAGAGGCTATGAAAAAAGCTGTCGATCACTTCGGGAAAATGGATATTCTTGTGAATAATGCTGGTATCTCAACTGAAAAAACTGTAGATCAAATCACGATTGAAGATTGGCGCAGACTTTCAGATATCAATAGCTTCGGTACATTTCTAGGTATGAAGCATGCATCAAAATATATGAAGGAAGCGAAAAAAGGTGCAATCGTCAATATTTCTTCTTATACTGCTTTGATTGGTATGGGCTTGAATCCGTATTCTGCATCTAAAGGTGCAGTACGTGCTATTTCTAAAGCGGCAGCAGCGGAGTATGGACAAGCAGGTATCCGTGTAAACACCGTATTCCCAGGAGTTATTGAAACGCCGATGGTGGCAAATCTTGAAGAGTCTAAGGCTCAACTGGATATGTTGATTAAAATGACTCCACTACAACGTTTGGGTCAGCCGGAAGATGTAGGGAATGCCGTACTCTTCTTGGCATCAGATGAAGCGGCTTATATTACAGGCGCAGAGCTTGTAATTGATGGCGGTTATTCTGCACGATAA
- a CDS encoding cytochrome c oxidase subunit II — protein MHLHKYEKVWIVFGLASLVLFLLIIGFAAFWKGTHPQSHIETIDPQNVEANESFQPDNLGLTEVADGKYVVNMVASAFNYDFGTEEDGTATKTIRVPKGSTVLFQVTSKDVVHGFQVAGTNVNMMVEPGHISRFESVMKNDGEFTVVCNEYCGIGHHLMFGTVEVY, from the coding sequence ATGCATTTGCATAAGTATGAAAAAGTATGGATTGTATTCGGTTTAGCATCATTGGTTTTATTCTTACTTATTATTGGCTTTGCGGCATTCTGGAAAGGAACACATCCACAAAGTCATATCGAAACTATCGATCCTCAAAACGTCGAAGCGAACGAATCTTTCCAACCTGATAATCTTGGTCTGACAGAAGTTGCTGACGGGAAATATGTTGTCAATATGGTCGCTTCCGCTTTTAATTATGACTTCGGTACAGAAGAAGATGGAACCGCTACTAAGACGATTCGCGTACCGAAAGGTTCCACAGTTCTTTTCCAAGTAACAAGTAAAGACGTCGTCCACGGATTCCAAGTGGCAGGTACAAATGTCAACATGATGGTTGAACCTGGACATATCAGCCGCTTCGAATCCGTCATGAAAAACGATGGCGAATTCACAGTGGTGTGCAACGAATATTGCGGCATCGGTCACCATTTGATGTTCGGCACAGTGGAGGTGTACTAA
- a CDS encoding accessory Sec system S-layer assembly protein, translating to MKLFNLFKKTEKTGLDSTVESEEILEYGQAGSGDEDIETELSLHEQWSLTQEQEYVFRFLANEQEPLKPNQISLSGIDIDLEPTNGSWLVKAFFRSSLDQAITVGEIELLLLDEEGNTAASAEFDLNELGEIPARSARPWVFVFEKKDQLVEEIPATNWKLAFNVHSMMPHQLELAPTWEEQLPAEQKEALSKIVSDLPKLKPREVNIAGFQIQSQDEGTIAASVFVRNGHSKQINIEKLPLELIDATGELVARGTFDLNPPLSVKANSTTPWTFIYPKELVKKDEPDFSRWTIRVPQDATT from the coding sequence ATGAAACTCTTCAATTTATTCAAAAAAACCGAAAAAACCGGATTGGACAGTACAGTCGAATCCGAGGAAATTTTAGAATATGGCCAAGCAGGTTCAGGCGACGAAGATATCGAAACAGAACTATCTCTTCATGAGCAATGGAGCCTAACACAGGAGCAAGAATATGTTTTCCGTTTTCTTGCAAATGAGCAAGAGCCTTTAAAACCAAATCAAATCTCCTTGTCAGGTATCGATATCGATTTGGAGCCAACAAACGGTAGCTGGTTAGTTAAAGCATTTTTCCGTTCTTCACTGGATCAAGCGATCACTGTAGGCGAAATTGAGTTATTATTACTTGATGAAGAAGGCAATACAGCAGCATCTGCAGAGTTCGATTTGAACGAGTTAGGTGAAATTCCAGCGCGCAGTGCACGACCATGGGTATTCGTTTTCGAAAAGAAAGATCAATTGGTAGAAGAAATCCCTGCAACGAACTGGAAGCTTGCATTCAACGTTCATTCGATGATGCCACACCAATTGGAACTTGCACCAACATGGGAAGAACAACTCCCTGCTGAGCAAAAAGAAGCGTTATCTAAAATTGTAAGCGATCTTCCAAAATTGAAGCCACGCGAAGTGAATATCGCAGGTTTCCAAATCCAATCACAAGATGAAGGTACGATTGCAGCTTCCGTTTTCGTTCGTAACGGTCACTCCAAACAAATCAATATTGAAAAGTTACCGCTTGAATTAATTGATGCAACAGGAGAATTGGTAGCACGAGGAACATTCGACCTCAATCCTCCACTTTCCGTGAAAGCAAACAGCACGACCCCTTGGACATTCATCTACCCTAAGGAATTAGTGAAGAAAGATGAACCGGATTTCTCTCGTTGGACAATCCGCGTTCCACAAGACGCAACTACTTAA
- a CDS encoding cytochrome c oxidase subunit 2A, giving the protein MSKKISSPNQPKEETNLKGTLIMVMIVGIVILVMWFGAYGLFLSR; this is encoded by the coding sequence TTGAGCAAGAAGATATCTTCTCCCAATCAACCAAAAGAAGAAACGAATTTAAAAGGTACCCTGATCATGGTGATGATCGTCGGAATCGTCATTCTTGTCATGTGGTTTGGCGCTTACGGATTATTCTTATCTAGATAA
- a CDS encoding LysM peptidoglycan-binding domain-containing C40 family peptidase codes for MKKIALAAIASLLLATSISVGSVAAASKTHIVQAGDTLYKISNQYKITVTELKRLNSLTSNNIKVKQKLIVENKVNSSQAVSSTNSLGSLSSNKPVTKPNVTTTSQALGQKLVDITQPLLGTPYVWAGSTPSGFDCSGFIYYAFNQADVKVPRLDTIGFFNRSLFIKDPVVGDLLFFQNTYRPGISHIGIYLGDNKFIHAGTKAIEIASLDSSYWNSRFMGFKRFVDVK; via the coding sequence ATGAAGAAAATTGCCCTAGCCGCGATCGCCTCTCTTTTGCTTGCAACAAGCATCTCAGTTGGTAGTGTTGCCGCTGCATCAAAAACGCATATCGTGCAAGCAGGAGATACTCTTTACAAGATTTCCAATCAGTACAAGATTACGGTAACTGAACTAAAACGTCTGAATTCTCTTACTTCTAATAATATCAAAGTTAAACAGAAACTTATAGTAGAAAATAAAGTGAACTCTTCACAAGCTGTCTCTTCTACTAATTCATTGGGCTCGTTATCATCAAACAAACCTGTGACGAAGCCGAATGTTACGACCACTAGCCAGGCGCTAGGTCAAAAATTAGTGGACATTACACAGCCATTACTAGGAACTCCTTATGTATGGGCAGGTTCTACTCCATCAGGATTTGATTGTAGCGGTTTCATTTATTATGCATTCAACCAAGCTGATGTTAAAGTTCCTCGATTAGATACAATCGGTTTCTTCAACCGTTCATTATTTATAAAAGATCCGGTAGTAGGAGATTTATTATTCTTCCAAAATACATATCGTCCCGGCATCTCGCATATCGGTATTTATCTAGGAGACAATAAGTTCATTCACGCGGGGACAAAAGCAATTGAAATTGCTTCTCTAGACTCTTCATATTGGAACTCACGTTTCATGGGCTTCAAACGCTTTGTAGATGTAAAATAA
- a CDS encoding C40 family peptidase — MNLLQKAISVLALTTLLIVSPFAGQADAAGKTTNITKTATSLTGIKYRYGGTTRAGFDCSGYVGYVFKQNGLKVARTSSAMYASGRAVKKSSLRNGDLVFFNTTGRGVSHVGIYVGNGKFAHASTSKGVRVDRVNDTYWGKRYIGAKRVAGI; from the coding sequence ATGAATCTATTACAAAAGGCTATCTCAGTCCTAGCACTTACTACACTTTTGATCGTCTCACCATTTGCTGGACAAGCAGATGCAGCCGGTAAAACAACGAATATCACAAAAACAGCAACTAGCTTAACGGGTATCAAATATCGCTATGGTGGTACAACGAGAGCAGGATTTGATTGCTCAGGTTATGTTGGTTATGTATTCAAGCAAAATGGTTTAAAAGTAGCGAGAACTTCTAGTGCAATGTATGCATCAGGGCGTGCTGTGAAGAAATCGAGTCTACGCAATGGTGATCTAGTATTCTTTAACACAACAGGACGCGGTGTTTCACACGTGGGAATCTATGTTGGAAATGGCAAGTTCGCACATGCTTCTACATCAAAAGGTGTGCGTGTGGATAGAGTAAATGATACGTACTGGGGCAAGCGCTATATAGGTGCGAAGCGTGTTGCAGGTATTTAA